From Buchnera aphidicola (Aphis helianthi), the proteins below share one genomic window:
- the mnmG gene encoding tRNA uridine-5-carboxymethylaminomethyl(34) synthesis enzyme MnmG has protein sequence MLQSNLKNFDVIIIGGGHAGTEAASASSRMGCKTLLLTKNIADIGILSCNPAIGGIGKSHLVKEIDALGGIMARAIDYSGIQFRILNSKKGPAVRSTRAQADRILYSKNIKKLLKKEKNLLILNEEIKDLIVKNYKVIGVLTQTQISFYAKSVVLSTGTFLGGKIHIGLDSHSAGRINEKASLDLACRLRELPLRVSRLKTGTPPRIDLNTIDFKNLFVQHGDVPIPVFSFLGKVSDHPLQIPCYLTHTNEKTHQIIRDNLHKSPIYQGLITGLGPRYCPSIEDKIIRFPNKISHQIFLEPEGLSSLKIYPNGISTSLPLQVQEELIKSIKGLEKAKIIDPGYAIEYDFFDPKDLNLTLESKWIKGLFLAGQINGTTGYEEAASQGLLAGLNAGLYALDRNQWFPRRDQAYLGVLIDDLTTQGTNEPYRMFTSRAEHRLILREDNADLRLTEIGHKFGLINNFRWSHYNDKLLNIKSEIKFLKKTKIYPQSDHSKLLSNFFDISLTKELNIFNLLKRPEITYKKLSYLNIFHSQISDLEIINHIENEIKYEGYIKRQLEEINRHLKNEHTLLPSHYDYNQVKGLSHEAVSKLNDYKPVSIGQASRISGITPASISVLLIHLKKEAYKKLIL, from the coding sequence ATGTTGCAGTCAAATTTAAAAAATTTTGATGTAATTATTATTGGTGGAGGACATGCTGGAACTGAAGCTGCATCAGCTTCTTCGAGAATGGGATGTAAAACGTTATTATTAACTAAAAATATAGCAGATATTGGTATTTTGTCTTGTAATCCAGCAATTGGTGGAATTGGAAAAAGTCATTTAGTCAAAGAAATAGATGCTTTAGGTGGTATAATGGCTAGAGCTATTGATTATTCAGGTATTCAGTTTAGAATTTTGAATAGTAAAAAAGGTCCTGCTGTTAGATCTACTCGTGCACAAGCTGATAGAATACTTTATTCTAAAAATATAAAAAAATTGTTAAAGAAAGAAAAGAATTTATTAATTTTAAATGAAGAAATAAAAGATTTAATCGTTAAAAATTATAAGGTTATTGGTGTATTAACACAGACTCAAATAAGTTTTTATGCTAAATCAGTTGTTTTATCTACAGGTACTTTTTTAGGAGGCAAGATACATATAGGTTTAGATAGTCATTCTGCAGGAAGAATAAATGAAAAAGCTTCGTTAGATTTAGCATGTCGTTTAAGAGAATTACCTTTACGTGTGAGTCGATTAAAAACAGGTACTCCACCTAGAATTGATTTAAATACCATTGACTTTAAGAATTTATTTGTACAACATGGAGACGTTCCTATTCCGGTTTTTTCTTTTTTAGGAAAAGTCTCAGATCATCCTTTACAAATACCATGTTATCTTACACATACAAATGAAAAAACACATCAAATTATACGTGATAATTTACATAAAAGTCCAATATACCAAGGTTTAATTACAGGTTTAGGACCTCGCTATTGTCCTTCTATTGAAGACAAAATAATACGTTTTCCTAATAAAATATCACATCAGATTTTTTTAGAACCAGAAGGTCTTTCTAGTTTAAAAATATATCCTAATGGGATCTCAACTAGTTTGCCATTACAAGTTCAAGAAGAATTAATTAAATCTATTAAAGGTTTAGAAAAAGCAAAAATTATTGACCCAGGGTATGCAATAGAATATGATTTTTTTGATCCTAAAGATTTAAATTTAACTTTAGAAAGTAAGTGGATTAAAGGGCTTTTTTTAGCGGGTCAAATAAATGGTACTACTGGTTATGAAGAAGCGGCTTCTCAAGGCCTTTTAGCAGGTTTAAATGCTGGGTTATATGCATTGGATCGAAACCAATGGTTTCCTAGACGTGATCAGGCTTATTTAGGGGTTCTTATTGATGATCTTACTACACAAGGTACTAATGAACCATATCGTATGTTCACTTCGCGTGCTGAACATCGATTAATTTTAAGAGAAGATAATGCTGATTTACGTCTTACTGAAATTGGTCATAAATTTGGGTTAATTAATAATTTTCGATGGTCTCATTATAACGATAAATTACTGAATATTAAGTCTGAAATAAAATTTTTAAAAAAAACAAAAATATATCCTCAATCTGATCATTCTAAACTTTTAAGTAATTTTTTTGATATTTCATTAACAAAAGAATTAAATATTTTTAATTTATTAAAACGACCAGAGATTACATATAAAAAATTATCTTATCTAAATATTTTTCATTCACAGATATCTGATTTAGAAATTATAAATCATATAGAAAACGAAATAAAGTATGAAGGTTATATTAAACGACAGTTAGAAGAAATTAATAGACATTTAAAAAATGAACATACTCTTTTACCATCTCATTATGATTATAATCAAGTAAAAGGTTTATCTCATGAAGCAGTGTCTAAGTTAAATGATTATAAACCAGTTTCTATTGGTCAAGCATCTCGTATTTCCGGAATTACACCTGCATCTATATCTGTTTTATTAATACATTTAAAAAAAGAAGCATATAAAAAACTTATATTATAA
- the atpB gene encoding F0F1 ATP synthase subunit A yields MFLEQISNPQKYISHHLHHLQIDLLNFTFVKSESVSSHFWILNLDSIIFSFILGCIFISIFYIVAKNITTGVPSKLQTCVEIIFDFVSTNVKSMFQGNNPLIAPLSLTIFIWVFLMNCMDLIPIDFIPLLFEKFFQLPAIRVVPSADVNITLSMSLAVFILILLYSVKIKGYIGFLKELTLQPFNHPVFFVFNFLLEFVSLLSKPISLGLRLFGNMYSGEMIFILIAGLLPWWFQCFLNVPWAIFHILIISLQAFIFMVLTIVYLSIASQSH; encoded by the coding sequence ATGTTTTTAGAGCAAATATCCAATCCTCAAAAATATATCAGTCATCATTTACATCATTTACAAATAGATTTACTTAATTTTACATTTGTTAAATCTGAAAGTGTATCTTCTCATTTTTGGATTTTAAATCTTGATTCAATAATATTTTCTTTTATATTAGGATGTATTTTTATAAGTATTTTTTATATAGTAGCAAAAAATATTACAACTGGTGTACCAAGTAAATTACAAACGTGCGTTGAAATAATTTTTGATTTTGTATCTACTAATGTTAAAAGTATGTTTCAAGGAAATAATCCACTTATAGCACCATTGTCATTAACAATTTTTATATGGGTATTTTTAATGAATTGTATGGATTTAATTCCAATCGATTTTATACCTTTATTATTTGAAAAGTTTTTTCAACTCCCAGCTATTCGTGTTGTTCCATCTGCTGATGTGAATATCACTTTGTCTATGTCATTAGCAGTTTTTATTCTAATTTTATTGTATAGTGTAAAAATTAAAGGATATATTGGTTTTTTAAAAGAACTAACTTTACAACCTTTTAATCATCCTGTATTTTTTGTTTTTAATTTTTTATTAGAATTTGTTTCTTTATTATCTAAACCTATTTCTTTGGGCTTAAGACTTTTTGGTAACATGTATTCTGGTGAAATGATTTTTATTTTAATTGCAGGTTTGCTTCCATGGTGGTTTCAGTGTTTTTTAAATGTTCCATGGGCTATTTTTCATATTTTAATCATTTCCTTACAAGCTTTTATTTTTATGGTGTTAACAATTGTTTATTTATCAATAGCTTCGCAATCTCATTAA
- the atpE gene encoding F0F1 ATP synthase subunit C, with translation MHNLNIDMLYIAVAIMIGLAAIGAAIGIGILGGKFLEGAARQPDLIPLLRTQFFVVMGLVDAIPMIAVGLGLYMLFAIS, from the coding sequence ATGCATAATTTAAATATTGATATGTTATATATAGCAGTAGCTATTATGATTGGATTAGCGGCAATTGGTGCTGCTATTGGTATTGGTATTTTAGGTGGAAAATTTTTAGAAGGAGCAGCAAGACAGCCTGATTTAATTCCTTTATTAAGAACACAGTTTTTTGTTGTTATGGGGTTAGTTGACGCGATTCCTATGATTGCTGTAGGTTTAGGTTTATATATGCTTTTTGCTATTTCTTAG
- a CDS encoding F0F1 ATP synthase subunit B produces the protein MNLNATILGQAISFFLFVWFCMKYIWPPIILAIETRQKKIEDTLISSKKIEQEYLIIQKKMNQTIKDTKEKAAFILNEANQQKLLILEEAKNKAIEETKKILLNSQVEIDMQLMHARQNLKKEIIALSILMTEKMIKQNIQDNKNKFFMNNIITLLSEIKKINIGDV, from the coding sequence GTGAATCTTAATGCAACAATTTTGGGACAAGCAATTTCATTTTTTTTATTTGTTTGGTTTTGTATGAAGTATATATGGCCTCCCATTATTTTGGCTATAGAAACAAGACAAAAAAAAATTGAAGACACTTTAATTTCTTCAAAAAAAATTGAACAAGAATATCTTATTATTCAAAAAAAAATGAATCAAACAATTAAAGATACGAAAGAAAAAGCTGCTTTTATTTTAAATGAAGCAAATCAACAAAAATTATTAATTTTAGAAGAAGCAAAAAACAAAGCGATTGAAGAAACCAAAAAAATTTTATTAAATAGTCAAGTGGAAATTGATATGCAATTAATGCATGCGCGTCAAAATTTAAAAAAAGAAATTATAGCTTTGTCTATTTTAATGACTGAAAAAATGATTAAACAAAATATTCAAGATAATAAAAATAAATTTTTTATGAATAATATAATAACTTTGTTATCAGAAATAAAAAAAATTAATATAGGTGATGTTTAA
- the atpH gene encoding ATP synthase F1 subunit delta, producing MSFDTIARPYAKAIFEIAIKNNSIKKWKKILILIHQIIAFKKIQKFLSGSLSPNYLSSFFISIIGEHLDEYSKNLIKLLAYHQRLKIFDSILKHFLKLEASHQKIIIIELTSAFVLKESQIIKIRNILEEILSSKVEFIYKINNYILDGILIKINDQIFDFSMRNYLQQLSLELKF from the coding sequence ATGTCATTTGATACCATTGCCAGACCTTATGCTAAAGCTATTTTTGAAATAGCAATAAAAAATAATTCAATAAAAAAATGGAAAAAAATATTGATTTTAATTCATCAAATTATTGCATTTAAAAAAATTCAAAAATTTTTATCTGGATCTTTATCTCCTAATTATTTATCATCATTTTTTATATCTATTATAGGGGAACATCTTGACGAATATTCAAAAAATTTAATAAAATTATTGGCTTATCATCAGAGATTAAAAATATTTGATAGTATATTAAAGCACTTTCTTAAATTAGAAGCTTCTCATCAAAAAATTATTATTATTGAATTAACATCAGCATTTGTTTTAAAAGAATCTCAAATAATTAAAATACGTAATATTTTAGAAGAAATATTATCTTCTAAAGTTGAATTTATATATAAAATTAACAATTATATACTTGATGGTATACTTATAAAAATAAATGATCAAATCTTTGATTTTTCTATGCGGAATTATTTACAACAATTATCTTTAGAATTAAAATTTTAA
- the atpA gene encoding F0F1 ATP synthase subunit alpha, whose protein sequence is MQLNATEISQLIKERISQFEVFNQSYNEGTIISVNDGIIKIYGLSEVMLGEMISLSNNEYAIALNIERDTVSAVVMGPYIHINEGMKVRCTGKILEVPVGVKFLGRIVNALGSPIDGKGSIKYDNFLPVEANAPGVIERQSINQPIQTGYKAIDAMIPIGRGQRELIIGDRQTGKTALAIDTIINQRKSDINCIYVAIGQKLSTIINVVKKLEEHDALSNTIVVVASAAEAASLQYLSPYSGCAMGEFFRDQGKDALIVYDDLSKHAVAYRQISLLLRRPPGREAFPGDIFYLHSRLLERAARVSKEYIHNITKGKVVGKTGSLTALPIIETQSGDVSAFVPTNVISITDGQIFLESNLFNSGIRPAVNAGISVSRVGSSAQTNIIKNLSSGIRTALAQYHELAAFSQFASDLDPTTQKQLVHGQKITELLKQKQYNPFSIADQALMFFISENHFLDDINVEKIAQFERDILIYAYNYYLNLMMEINRDGNFNDKVKEQFIELIKKFKNS, encoded by the coding sequence ATGCAATTAAACGCCACAGAAATTAGTCAATTGATTAAAGAAAGAATTTCACAATTTGAGGTATTTAATCAATCTTATAATGAAGGTACTATTATTTCTGTTAACGATGGTATTATAAAGATCTATGGTCTTTCTGAGGTGATGTTAGGAGAAATGATTTCTCTATCTAATAATGAGTATGCTATCGCGCTTAATATAGAGAGAGATACCGTTTCTGCTGTAGTTATGGGACCCTATATTCATATTAATGAAGGTATGAAAGTGAGATGTACAGGGAAAATTTTAGAGGTCCCCGTAGGCGTAAAATTTTTAGGTCGTATTGTTAATGCATTAGGTTCTCCTATTGATGGAAAAGGATCTATTAAATATGATAATTTTTTACCAGTAGAAGCTAATGCACCGGGAGTTATTGAACGTCAATCAATTAATCAACCTATACAAACTGGTTATAAAGCTATTGACGCTATGATCCCTATAGGTCGTGGTCAACGTGAATTAATTATTGGCGATCGTCAAACAGGCAAAACGGCACTTGCAATAGATACTATTATTAATCAAAGAAAATCTGATATTAATTGTATTTACGTAGCGATAGGACAAAAACTTTCTACTATTATTAATGTTGTAAAAAAATTAGAAGAACACGATGCTTTATCAAATACTATAGTTGTTGTTGCTTCTGCTGCTGAGGCAGCTTCTTTACAATATTTATCACCATATTCAGGTTGTGCGATGGGAGAGTTTTTTCGTGATCAAGGGAAAGATGCTTTAATTGTTTATGATGATCTTTCTAAACATGCAGTTGCTTATCGTCAAATTTCTTTATTATTACGTCGTCCTCCTGGAAGAGAAGCATTTCCTGGTGATATATTTTATCTTCATTCTCGTCTACTAGAAAGAGCTGCTCGTGTTTCTAAAGAATATATTCACAATATTACAAAAGGAAAAGTTGTTGGAAAGACAGGATCGCTTACAGCTTTACCAATTATTGAAACCCAGTCTGGTGATGTTTCTGCTTTTGTTCCGACAAATGTTATTTCTATTACTGATGGTCAAATATTTTTAGAATCTAATTTATTTAATTCAGGTATTCGACCTGCTGTAAATGCGGGTATTTCTGTTTCTCGTGTTGGCAGTTCTGCTCAAACTAATATTATTAAAAACCTGTCTTCTGGAATTCGAACAGCATTAGCTCAATATCATGAACTTGCAGCATTTTCACAATTTGCCTCAGATTTAGATCCAACGACACAAAAACAGTTAGTTCACGGGCAGAAAATTACAGAATTACTAAAACAAAAACAATATAATCCCTTTAGCATAGCTGATCAAGCATTAATGTTTTTTATTTCAGAAAACCATTTTCTTGATGATATCAATGTTGAAAAGATCGCTCAATTTGAAAGAGATATTTTGATATATGCATATAATTATTATTTAAATCTAATGATGGAAATAAATCGAGATGGAAATTTTAATGATAAAGTAAAAGAACAATTTATTGAATTAATAAAAAAGTTCAAAAATTCTTAA
- the atpG gene encoding F0F1 ATP synthase subunit gamma, which yields MLVGIKEIQDKITSVISTKKITKAMEMVAISKMRKTEERMRLGRPYCEIIKKVIQHVVKGSLEYKHSYLENRNTKRIGIIIISTDRGLCGSLNTNLFKQVLLKIKKFMHMNIPCDLILFGLKSLSVFKLDGISILAQVTNIGENPDFSKLIGSVQIVLEKYQNNEIDKIFIAYNKFHNKMSQHPIINQLLPLSPKKNTLNKEKWDYLYEPESKLILDTLFNRYIESQVYQSILENIASEQAARMVAMKTATDNSASRIKELQLVYNKVRQANITQELTEIIAGASAVSVD from the coding sequence ATACTAGTGGGTATAAAAGAAATACAAGATAAAATAACTAGTGTTATAAGTACAAAAAAAATTACTAAAGCTATGGAGATGGTTGCAATTTCTAAAATGCGGAAAACAGAAGAACGTATGCGTTTAGGAAGACCTTATTGCGAAATTATTAAAAAAGTCATTCAGCATGTTGTCAAAGGAAGTTTAGAGTATAAACATAGTTATTTAGAAAATCGAAACACTAAAAGAATTGGTATAATTATTATTTCAACTGATCGTGGTTTATGCGGTAGTTTAAATACTAATCTTTTTAAACAAGTACTATTAAAAATAAAAAAATTTATGCATATGAATATTCCTTGTGATTTAATATTATTTGGTTTAAAAAGTTTATCTGTATTTAAGTTAGATGGTATTTCTATTCTTGCTCAAGTTACTAATATAGGAGAAAATCCAGATTTTTCAAAATTGATTGGATCTGTACAAATTGTTTTAGAAAAATATCAAAATAATGAAATTGATAAAATATTCATTGCTTATAATAAATTTCATAATAAAATGTCTCAACATCCAATAATTAATCAACTTCTTCCATTATCCCCTAAAAAAAACACATTAAACAAAGAAAAATGGGATTATTTATACGAGCCAGAATCTAAATTAATTTTAGATACGTTGTTTAATAGATATATTGAATCTCAAGTATATCAAAGTATTTTAGAAAATATTGCAAGTGAACAAGCAGCTCGTATGGTAGCTATGAAAACTGCAACAGATAACAGTGCTAGTCGTATTAAAGAATTACAGTTAGTTTATAATAAAGTTCGTCAAGCTAACATTACTCAAGAATTAACTGAAATTATTGCTGGAGCATCAGCAGTTTCAGTAGATTAA